The Apium graveolens cultivar Ventura chromosome 6, ASM990537v1, whole genome shotgun sequence genome contains a region encoding:
- the LOC141667313 gene encoding protein FRIGIDA-ESSENTIAL 1-like isoform X2, with amino-acid sequence MPSPAAVTNQSDSDHQSLNDDEEYEEIEVEEETEVEEDETEAEDDNDDDFGEDLSPVNQDQTHDASLDNIITGHEDQSHSVSVIKENAVKVITTEGDKGVHISDQMDVSEGKDKDNNYMNLPCSEMGKDVIATRDHKFKESEPLSGTRTPKDIVEHKNTVRPNGHKILTVQTTESASSAEFAAAVLVKDNSSGKTTGLYYSEEERKHHRLQTEEFKLNEPRLDFPMVKPSSLSPGVGFKDGTDKPAVICDFFAKGWCIKGKSCRFLHASNVTTQQHAGADPSNKTERQNSEGSDCSSKKPRLVTSPNEEASAVGTSSLLDRVLSHELGQSSKWKNEPEKVSPYKDNSSSAGREYLRGEIWHRNNHGKHGSEEMAAKRSQFLLDERMPPFRHSREREHGTSSWTRSSLPFGSTWNSDPLRSQNCLDVERDYGTSKSASLQKTSSPFSGSESNNPSRMPVSGDSRYLVESIKEMSLYKWELSAPFQPSYALTQRLLSSVIEYDPIRDSIEQSKSADVYFRFSGAGRESFGPGYNYLEQYLGGHHNILDKNLNKKNYENDLFSAETETPLSATAEMQSRIAAPHEEKLLGSSPLHDIKKRDAPNTENDNATQTDRPRQKLKSGDKAGQVNEMEVDVKLSEDMNKEMKALKHFRAALIDFVKELVKPTWREGNLSKNAHNIIVKRSVERVLSTVPTHQIPSTSESVDLYLSSSESKISKLVEGYIDKYGKP; translated from the exons ATGCTTCCCTTGACAATATAATCACGGGGCATGAAGATCAATCCCATTCAGTTTCAGTTATAAAAGAAAATGCTGTAAAAGTAATAACAACAGAGGGTGATAAAGGTGTGCATATTTCTGATCAAATGGATGTATCAGAAGGAAAGGACAAAGACAACAACTACATGAATCTTCCGTGTTCAGAGATGGGGAAAGATGTGATTGCTACTAGGGATCACAAGTTTAAAGAATCCGAACCCCTTTCAGGAACAAGAACACCTAAAGATATTGTTGAACATAAAAACACAGTACGTCCAAACGGCCATAAAATATTAACTGTCCAGACCACTGAGTCTGCCAGTAGTGCTGAATTCGCTGCTGCTGTTTTAGTGAAAGATAATTCAAGTGGGAAAACTACTGGTCTTTATTATTCCGAGGAAGAAAGGAAGCATCACCGCTTGCAGACTGAAGAATTTAAGCTCAATGAACCAAG ATTGGATTTTCCCATGGTAAAGCCAAGTAGCTTGTCCCCTGGTGTGGGGTTTAAGGATGGGACTGATAAACCAGCTGTCATCTGTGATTTTTTTGCTAAAGGATGGTGCATTAAGGGAAAATCTTGTAGATTCCTTCATGCAAGCAATGTTACCACCCAACAGCATGCAGGAGCTGATCCTAGTAACAAGACTGAGCGGCAAAATAGTGAAG GATCGGATTGCTCCTCTAAAAAGCCACGATTGGTTACTTCTCCTAATGAAGAAGCTTCTGCAGTTGGCACCTCATCTCTCTTGGACAGAGTTCTGTCGCATGAACTTGGTCAAAGTTCCAAATGGAAGAATGAACCAGAAAAAGTGAGTCCATATAAAGACAACTCCAGCAGTGCTGGAAGAGAATATTTAAGAGGAGAAATTTGGCACAGGAACAATCATGGAAAGCATGGTTCAGAAGAAATGGCTGCTAAGAGAAGCCAATTCTTGCTTGATGAGCGCATGCCCCCCTTTCGCCACTCACGGGAAAGAGAACATGGTACTTCAAGCTGGACCAGGTCATCGTTGCCATTTGGTTCTACTTGGAATTCAGATCCACTTAGGTCCCAGAACTGCTTAGACGTTGAAAGAGATTATGGTACTTCTAAATCTGCTTCCCTGCAGAAGACTTCTTCTCCATTCTCTGGATCTGAATCAAATAATCCATCTAGAATGCCCGTGTCCGGAGATTCACGGTATTTAGTTGAAAGTATAAAAGAAATGTCCTTGTACAAGTGGGAGCTATCTGCACCTTTTCAGCCATCTTATGCTCTTACACAGAGATTGCTGTCTTCAGTAATCGAATATGATCCTATCCGTGATAGCATTGAACAATCCAAGTCGGCAGATGTATATTTTAGATTTTCTGGTGCTGGTCGAGAGAGTTTTGGCCCAGGTTATAATTATCTTGAACAATATCTTGGTGGGCATCACAACATCCTTGACAAAAATTTGAACAAGAAAAATtatgaaaatgatttgttttcaGCTGAAACAGAAACTCCTTTGAGTGCTACCGCTGAGATGCAAAGTAGAATTGCTGCACCACATGAAGAGAAGCTCTTGGGATCCTCACCTCTTCATGATATTAAGAAAAGAGATGCACCAAATACTGAAAATGATAATGCAACTCAGACTGATAGGCCAAGACAGAAGTTAAAATCAGGAGACAAGGCTGGACAAGTTAATGAAATGGAGGTTGATGTTAAGTTAAGTGAAGATATGAACAAGGAAATGAAAGCCCTAAAACACTTCCGCGCTGCCCTTATAGATTTTGTCAAAGAATTGGTCAAACCAACTTGGCGCGAGGGTAACCTGAGCAAGAATGCTCACAATATTATAGTCAAAAGATCTGTTGAGAGAGTCCTTAGCACAGTACCAACACATCAAATTCCTTCTACTTCAGAATCAGTTGACCTGTACCTTTCTTCATCCGAGTCGAAAATTTCAAAGCTTGTTGAG GGTTATATTGACAAATACGGAAAACCTTGA
- the LOC141667313 gene encoding protein FRIGIDA-ESSENTIAL 1-like isoform X1, with translation MPSPAAVTNQSDSDHQSLNDDEEYEEIEVEEETEVEEDETEAEDDNDDDFGEDLSPVNQDQTHDASLDNIITGHEDQSHSVSVIKENAVKVITTEGDKGVHISDQMDVSEGKDKDNNYMNLPCSEMGKDVIATRDHKFKESEPLSGTRTPKDIVEHKNTVRPNGHKILTVQTTESASSAEFAAAVLVKDNSSGKTTGLYYSEEERKHHRLQTEEFKLNEPRFSRLDFPMVKPSSLSPGVGFKDGTDKPAVICDFFAKGWCIKGKSCRFLHASNVTTQQHAGADPSNKTERQNSEGSDCSSKKPRLVTSPNEEASAVGTSSLLDRVLSHELGQSSKWKNEPEKVSPYKDNSSSAGREYLRGEIWHRNNHGKHGSEEMAAKRSQFLLDERMPPFRHSREREHGTSSWTRSSLPFGSTWNSDPLRSQNCLDVERDYGTSKSASLQKTSSPFSGSESNNPSRMPVSGDSRYLVESIKEMSLYKWELSAPFQPSYALTQRLLSSVIEYDPIRDSIEQSKSADVYFRFSGAGRESFGPGYNYLEQYLGGHHNILDKNLNKKNYENDLFSAETETPLSATAEMQSRIAAPHEEKLLGSSPLHDIKKRDAPNTENDNATQTDRPRQKLKSGDKAGQVNEMEVDVKLSEDMNKEMKALKHFRAALIDFVKELVKPTWREGNLSKNAHNIIVKRSVERVLSTVPTHQIPSTSESVDLYLSSSESKISKLVEGYIDKYGKP, from the exons ATGCTTCCCTTGACAATATAATCACGGGGCATGAAGATCAATCCCATTCAGTTTCAGTTATAAAAGAAAATGCTGTAAAAGTAATAACAACAGAGGGTGATAAAGGTGTGCATATTTCTGATCAAATGGATGTATCAGAAGGAAAGGACAAAGACAACAACTACATGAATCTTCCGTGTTCAGAGATGGGGAAAGATGTGATTGCTACTAGGGATCACAAGTTTAAAGAATCCGAACCCCTTTCAGGAACAAGAACACCTAAAGATATTGTTGAACATAAAAACACAGTACGTCCAAACGGCCATAAAATATTAACTGTCCAGACCACTGAGTCTGCCAGTAGTGCTGAATTCGCTGCTGCTGTTTTAGTGAAAGATAATTCAAGTGGGAAAACTACTGGTCTTTATTATTCCGAGGAAGAAAGGAAGCATCACCGCTTGCAGACTGAAGAATTTAAGCTCAATGAACCAAG GTTTTCCAGATTGGATTTTCCCATGGTAAAGCCAAGTAGCTTGTCCCCTGGTGTGGGGTTTAAGGATGGGACTGATAAACCAGCTGTCATCTGTGATTTTTTTGCTAAAGGATGGTGCATTAAGGGAAAATCTTGTAGATTCCTTCATGCAAGCAATGTTACCACCCAACAGCATGCAGGAGCTGATCCTAGTAACAAGACTGAGCGGCAAAATAGTGAAG GATCGGATTGCTCCTCTAAAAAGCCACGATTGGTTACTTCTCCTAATGAAGAAGCTTCTGCAGTTGGCACCTCATCTCTCTTGGACAGAGTTCTGTCGCATGAACTTGGTCAAAGTTCCAAATGGAAGAATGAACCAGAAAAAGTGAGTCCATATAAAGACAACTCCAGCAGTGCTGGAAGAGAATATTTAAGAGGAGAAATTTGGCACAGGAACAATCATGGAAAGCATGGTTCAGAAGAAATGGCTGCTAAGAGAAGCCAATTCTTGCTTGATGAGCGCATGCCCCCCTTTCGCCACTCACGGGAAAGAGAACATGGTACTTCAAGCTGGACCAGGTCATCGTTGCCATTTGGTTCTACTTGGAATTCAGATCCACTTAGGTCCCAGAACTGCTTAGACGTTGAAAGAGATTATGGTACTTCTAAATCTGCTTCCCTGCAGAAGACTTCTTCTCCATTCTCTGGATCTGAATCAAATAATCCATCTAGAATGCCCGTGTCCGGAGATTCACGGTATTTAGTTGAAAGTATAAAAGAAATGTCCTTGTACAAGTGGGAGCTATCTGCACCTTTTCAGCCATCTTATGCTCTTACACAGAGATTGCTGTCTTCAGTAATCGAATATGATCCTATCCGTGATAGCATTGAACAATCCAAGTCGGCAGATGTATATTTTAGATTTTCTGGTGCTGGTCGAGAGAGTTTTGGCCCAGGTTATAATTATCTTGAACAATATCTTGGTGGGCATCACAACATCCTTGACAAAAATTTGAACAAGAAAAATtatgaaaatgatttgttttcaGCTGAAACAGAAACTCCTTTGAGTGCTACCGCTGAGATGCAAAGTAGAATTGCTGCACCACATGAAGAGAAGCTCTTGGGATCCTCACCTCTTCATGATATTAAGAAAAGAGATGCACCAAATACTGAAAATGATAATGCAACTCAGACTGATAGGCCAAGACAGAAGTTAAAATCAGGAGACAAGGCTGGACAAGTTAATGAAATGGAGGTTGATGTTAAGTTAAGTGAAGATATGAACAAGGAAATGAAAGCCCTAAAACACTTCCGCGCTGCCCTTATAGATTTTGTCAAAGAATTGGTCAAACCAACTTGGCGCGAGGGTAACCTGAGCAAGAATGCTCACAATATTATAGTCAAAAGATCTGTTGAGAGAGTCCTTAGCACAGTACCAACACATCAAATTCCTTCTACTTCAGAATCAGTTGACCTGTACCTTTCTTCATCCGAGTCGAAAATTTCAAAGCTTGTTGAG GGTTATATTGACAAATACGGAAAACCTTGA